One genomic segment of Rhizobium gallicum bv. gallicum R602sp includes these proteins:
- a CDS encoding conjugal transfer protein TrbE: protein MVGLKRFRATGPSFADLVPYAGLVDNGVLLLKDGSLMAGWYFAGPDSESATDIERNEVSRQMNAVLSRLGSGWMIQAEAIRIPTVDYPSEDRCYFPDPVTRAIDAERRAHFAREQGHFESKHALILTYRPLESKKIALSKYIYADGESRRTSYADTVLFVFKNAIREIEQYFANTLSIRRMETRETVERGGERIVRYDELLQFVRFCITGESHPIRLPDVPMYLDWIATAELEHGLTPKIENRYLSVVAIDGLPAESWPGILNSLDLMPLTYRWSSRFIFLDAEEARAKLERTRKKWQQKVRPFFDQLFQTQSRSVDQDAMTMVAETEDAIAQASSQLVAYGYYTPVVILFDSDREALQEKAEAIRRLIQAEGFGARIETLNATDAFLGSLPGNWYSNIREPLINTSNLADLIPLNAVWSGNPVAPCPFYPPNSPPLMQVASGSTPFRLNLHVDDVGHTLIFGPTGSGKSTLLALIAAQFRRYQNAQIFAFDKGSSLLPLTLAAGGDHYEIGGDNAEEGRALAFCPLSGLGTDADRAWATDWIEMLVGLQGVSITPDHRNAISRQVGLMTSAAGRSLSDFVSGVQMREIKDALHHYTVDGPMGQLLDAEEDGLSLGAFQTFEIEQLMNMGERNLVPVLTYLFRRIEKRLDGFPSLIVLDEAWLMLGHPVFRSKIREWLKVLRKANCAVVLATQSISDAERSGIIDVLKESCPTKICLPNGAARQPGTREFYERIGFNERQIEIVSGSIPKREYYVATPEGRRLFDMSLGPVALSFVGASGKEDLKRIRALKSEHGHDWPIHWLQTRGVRDAVSLLNFE, encoded by the coding sequence GTGGTAGGTCTCAAACGCTTCCGGGCCACGGGCCCATCCTTTGCGGATCTCGTTCCATATGCCGGTCTAGTCGACAATGGCGTCCTCCTGCTGAAGGACGGAAGCCTGATGGCCGGCTGGTACTTTGCCGGCCCCGATTCCGAAAGTGCGACCGACATCGAACGCAATGAGGTGTCGAGGCAGATGAATGCGGTCCTGTCGCGGCTTGGAAGCGGCTGGATGATCCAAGCCGAGGCCATCCGCATTCCGACGGTCGACTATCCATCGGAGGACCGTTGCTATTTCCCTGACCCGGTCACGCGCGCGATTGACGCCGAGCGCCGGGCGCATTTCGCGCGCGAGCAGGGGCATTTCGAGAGCAAGCACGCCCTGATCCTGACCTACCGGCCGCTCGAGTCCAAGAAGATCGCTCTCAGCAAATACATCTATGCCGACGGGGAGAGCCGTAGGACGTCCTATGCGGACACGGTGCTCTTCGTTTTCAAGAACGCCATCCGCGAAATCGAGCAGTATTTCGCGAACACGTTATCGATCCGGCGAATGGAAACCCGCGAAACGGTCGAGAGGGGAGGGGAGCGGATTGTCCGGTATGACGAACTGCTTCAGTTCGTCCGCTTCTGCATCACCGGGGAAAGCCATCCGATCCGGCTTCCGGATGTCCCCATGTATCTCGATTGGATCGCCACGGCCGAGCTTGAGCACGGGCTGACGCCGAAGATTGAGAACCGATACCTCAGCGTTGTCGCTATCGACGGCCTGCCGGCAGAGAGCTGGCCGGGCATTTTGAACAGCCTCGACCTGATGCCGCTCACCTATCGGTGGTCGTCGCGCTTCATCTTCCTCGATGCCGAGGAAGCGAGAGCGAAGCTCGAACGCACGCGAAAGAAGTGGCAACAGAAGGTACGGCCGTTTTTCGACCAGCTCTTTCAGACGCAATCGCGTTCCGTCGATCAGGACGCGATGACCATGGTGGCTGAGACCGAGGATGCGATCGCGCAAGCCTCGTCGCAACTGGTTGCCTATGGCTACTACACACCTGTTGTCATCCTCTTTGATTCAGACCGCGAGGCGCTGCAGGAGAAGGCTGAAGCCATCCGGCGGCTGATCCAGGCCGAAGGTTTCGGCGCGCGGATCGAAACGCTCAACGCCACCGACGCCTTCCTCGGAAGTCTTCCGGGGAATTGGTATAGCAACATCCGCGAGCCGCTGATCAACACCAGCAATCTCGCCGACCTGATCCCCCTCAACGCGGTCTGGTCGGGAAACCCGGTTGCTCCGTGCCCGTTCTACCCCCCGAACTCGCCGCCGCTGATGCAGGTCGCAAGCGGCTCCACGCCGTTCCGGCTCAACCTGCATGTGGATGATGTCGGCCACACGCTGATCTTCGGTCCGACCGGATCCGGCAAATCGACACTCCTGGCACTGATCGCTGCACAGTTTCGTCGCTACCAAAATGCGCAGATCTTCGCGTTTGACAAGGGAAGCTCGCTTCTGCCCCTGACGCTCGCCGCGGGTGGCGATCACTATGAGATCGGCGGCGACAACGCGGAAGAGGGGAGGGCTCTGGCGTTCTGCCCGCTTTCCGGCCTCGGAACCGACGCCGATCGGGCCTGGGCGACGGATTGGATCGAGATGCTGGTCGGCCTGCAGGGCGTCTCCATCACCCCCGATCATCGCAACGCCATCTCCCGCCAGGTCGGCCTGATGACCAGCGCGGCCGGCCGCTCGCTCTCGGATTTCGTCAGCGGCGTGCAGATGCGCGAGATCAAGGATGCGCTTCATCACTATACCGTCGACGGGCCGATGGGTCAGCTCCTCGATGCGGAAGAGGACGGTCTATCGCTTGGCGCCTTCCAGACCTTCGAGATCGAGCAGCTCATGAACATGGGTGAGCGCAATCTCGTGCCGGTCCTGACCTACCTATTCCGCCGGATCGAGAAGCGCCTGGATGGGTTCCCGAGCCTGATCGTGCTCGACGAGGCCTGGCTGATGCTCGGCCATCCGGTATTCCGCAGCAAGATCCGCGAATGGCTGAAGGTGCTGCGTAAGGCGAACTGCGCTGTCGTTCTCGCGACCCAGTCGATCTCGGATGCCGAACGGTCCGGCATCATCGACGTGCTGAAGGAATCTTGCCCGACGAAGATATGCCTTCCGAATGGCGCCGCTCGCCAACCCGGCACGCGGGAATTCTACGAGCGGATTGGCTTCAACGAACGCCAGATCGAGATCGTTTCCGGCTCGATCCCCAAGCGAGAATACTACGTCGCCACCCCCGAGGGGCGGCGGCTTTTCGACATGTCGCTTGGACCCGTTGCCCTCAGCTTTGTCGGGGCGTCCGGCAAGGAAGACCTGAAGCGCATCCGGGCGCTGAAATCCGAACATGGTCACGACTGGCCGATCCACTGGCTACAGACGAGAGGAGTCCGTGATGCCGTATCGCTGCTCAATTTCGAATAA
- a CDS encoding conjugal transfer protein TrbD: MAESLSGLQRNRIHRALSRPNLLMGADRELVLITGLAAVILIFVVLTVYSALFGVAVWIVIVGLLRMMAKSDPLMRQVYVRHISYKPYYKATTSPWRRF; the protein is encoded by the coding sequence ATGGCTGAGTCGCTGTCCGGCCTGCAGCGCAATCGTATCCACCGCGCTCTGTCCCGCCCGAACCTGCTGATGGGCGCGGACCGGGAGCTAGTATTGATCACGGGTCTTGCGGCCGTGATCCTGATCTTCGTCGTCCTCACGGTCTATTCGGCGCTCTTCGGCGTCGCCGTCTGGATCGTGATCGTCGGGCTGCTCAGGATGATGGCGAAGTCCGATCCGCTCATGCGGCAGGTCTACGTGCGACACATTTCCTACAAGCCATATTACAAGGCGACCACATCGCCGTGGCGACGGTTTTGA
- a CDS encoding TrbC/VirB2 family protein, translating to MSHKHALIAVALIAASSLFASVAPALASSGGSLPWEGPLEQIQESITGPVAGYIALAAVAIAGGMLIFGGELNDFARRLVYVVLVAGILLGATTIVGLFGATGASIGLTDAQITSTGSTGEGEGAHG from the coding sequence ATGTCGCATAAGCATGCACTCATCGCCGTCGCGCTCATTGCAGCGTCCAGTCTTTTCGCATCGGTCGCGCCGGCACTGGCCAGTTCCGGCGGCAGCCTTCCTTGGGAGGGACCGCTCGAGCAAATTCAGGAATCCATCACTGGCCCAGTTGCCGGCTATATCGCGCTTGCGGCCGTCGCAATCGCAGGCGGCATGTTGATCTTTGGCGGGGAGCTGAACGATTTCGCGCGGCGGCTTGTGTACGTCGTACTCGTCGCCGGCATCCTGCTCGGCGCCACCACCATCGTGGGCTTGTTCGGTGCGACGGGCGCCTCGATCGGGCTGACGGACGCGCAGATCACGTCGACTGGTTCGACCGGAGAAGGGGAGGGGGCTCATGGCTGA
- the trbB gene encoding P-type conjugative transfer ATPase TrbB: MNQLRSHPRLVRKIQEALGDQLCVALNDKNVVEIMLNPDGRLYIERLGHGVAPAGEMSAAAAEMVIGTVAHALQSEVGPEQPIISGELPIGGHRFEGLLPPVVANPAFTIRRRASRLIPLEDYVGSGVISGYQASTIRSAISSRLNIVISGGTGSGKTTLANAVIDEIVKSAPEDRLVILEDTAEIQCAAENAVLLHTSDTVDMARLLKSTMRLRPDRIVVGEVRDGAALTLLKAWNTGHPGGVATIHSNTAMSALRRLEQLTAEASQQPMHEVIGEAVDLIISIERTPRGRRVRDVIHVERFAGGQYEIESDQLTEEQEARHVA; the protein is encoded by the coding sequence GTGAACCAGCTTCGTTCGCACCCGCGGCTTGTCCGCAAAATTCAGGAGGCGCTCGGCGATCAGCTATGCGTTGCGCTGAACGACAAAAATGTCGTTGAGATCATGCTCAATCCGGACGGAAGGCTGTACATCGAACGACTCGGTCATGGCGTTGCTCCCGCCGGCGAAATGTCCGCAGCCGCCGCAGAAATGGTGATCGGAACCGTGGCGCATGCGCTTCAGTCCGAAGTCGGCCCGGAACAACCGATCATCTCCGGCGAACTGCCGATCGGCGGCCACCGCTTTGAAGGGCTCTTGCCCCCCGTGGTCGCCAACCCTGCCTTCACCATCCGCCGTCGTGCCTCGCGCCTCATTCCGCTTGAAGACTATGTGGGCTCTGGCGTGATAAGCGGGTATCAGGCGTCCACGATCCGCAGTGCAATCTCTTCGCGCTTGAACATTGTTATTTCCGGGGGAACCGGTTCAGGCAAGACGACGCTCGCAAACGCAGTTATCGACGAGATCGTCAAATCCGCGCCGGAGGATCGGCTCGTCATTCTTGAGGACACTGCGGAAATTCAGTGCGCGGCTGAAAACGCCGTTCTCCTGCATACCAGCGATACGGTCGACATGGCGCGGCTCTTGAAGAGCACCATGCGCTTGCGTCCCGACAGGATCGTCGTGGGTGAAGTCCGTGACGGCGCTGCCCTTACACTACTCAAGGCCTGGAACACCGGCCATCCGGGAGGTGTGGCGACAATTCACTCTAACACCGCCATGTCGGCGCTGCGTCGCCTTGAGCAGCTGACAGCCGAGGCAAGCCAGCAGCCGATGCACGAGGTGATCGGCGAGGCTGTCGATCTCATCATTTCGATCGAGCGGACGCCGCGCGGGCGGCGCGTTCGCGACGTCATCCACGTCGAGCGGTTTGCGGGCGGTCAATACGAGATCGAATCCGATCAGCTCACCGAAGAACAGGAGGCGCGCCATGTCGCATAA
- the traI gene encoding acyl-homoserine-lactone synthase, which translates to MHMIAISTARTHREHQLLDAHHSLRAHVFSDRLGWEVDVVDGREEDSFDNLRPVYILAVSSDNRVAGCARLLPTLGPTMAENVFSSLLPGGRLHAHSAMIESSRFCVDTTLTERTGDGSVHETTLTMFAGIIEWCVANGYTEIVTVTDVRFERILARVGWPLQRLGEPKKIGMTIAVAGTLPANADIFLKLRPSNYRSEVTHLSQSA; encoded by the coding sequence ATGCATATGATCGCTATCTCTACCGCAAGGACTCATCGCGAGCACCAGCTCCTCGATGCCCACCACTCCTTGCGGGCACATGTCTTTTCCGATCGGCTCGGCTGGGAGGTCGACGTTGTCGATGGCCGAGAGGAGGATTCGTTCGACAATCTCCGGCCCGTTTACATCCTCGCGGTCTCTTCCGACAACCGCGTTGCGGGCTGCGCCAGGCTTCTTCCAACCCTGGGTCCAACAATGGCCGAAAACGTCTTTTCGTCGCTCCTTCCAGGAGGACGGCTCCATGCCCATTCGGCGATGATCGAGAGCTCCCGCTTCTGCGTAGACACGACGCTTACGGAGAGAACGGGAGACGGGTCGGTCCATGAGACGACGCTGACCATGTTCGCAGGCATCATCGAATGGTGCGTGGCGAATGGCTACACCGAGATTGTCACTGTGACTGACGTTCGATTCGAGCGGATCCTCGCTCGTGTCGGATGGCCGCTGCAGCGTTTGGGTGAGCCCAAGAAGATCGGCATGACGATAGCCGTGGCGGGCACGCTGCCCGCCAATGCGGACATATTCCTTAAGCTTCGCCCCTCCAATTATCGCTCTGAAGTCACCCATCTCAGCCAATCAGCGTAA
- the repA gene encoding plasmid partitioning protein RepA: protein MFYLWRAMAGKPVEGRQEEQMAIANRVESVVGSKEDAGGKIMRHAGLLSGQLQQLRTRMYPPKSEKILRPFLTNEVSKLTSIPDSTLKLMSTEGRGPVPSRLENNHRVYTLAQINELRELFAMQKPADALRFLPRRRAGEHLQVVAIANFKGGSAKTTTCVHLSHYLALHGYRVLALDLDPQASLSAMFGAQPEIDVGSNETIYAALRYDETERRPIRDIIRKTYFDGIDLIPGNLEVMEYEHETPRVLANKSSSGAIFFERLKLALSEVETDYDLVILDTPPSLGFLTLSAIYAATSMIITVHPAMLDVASMSQFLLMMGDLISVLNESGAQLDQDFIRYLVTRHNPNDAPQSQVVAMLRHLFGADVFLPTAIESTAVEAAGLAKRSIYELEMGQIGRDTQKRAREAVDAVNEAIVRLINDSWGRT, encoded by the coding sequence ATGTTCTATCTCTGGCGGGCAATGGCCGGTAAACCGGTTGAAGGCCGCCAAGAGGAACAGATGGCGATAGCAAACCGAGTAGAATCAGTTGTCGGCTCCAAGGAAGATGCTGGCGGCAAAATCATGCGTCACGCAGGGCTTCTGTCCGGGCAATTGCAGCAGCTCAGAACTCGCATGTATCCTCCAAAGTCGGAAAAGATCCTGCGTCCGTTTCTGACCAATGAAGTATCGAAGCTCACGTCTATACCCGATTCCACCCTGAAGCTCATGTCTACCGAAGGACGTGGACCGGTTCCCAGCAGGCTGGAGAATAACCATCGCGTCTACACGCTGGCCCAGATCAATGAGCTGCGTGAGTTGTTCGCAATGCAGAAACCTGCGGACGCCTTGCGATTCCTTCCTCGCCGTCGCGCCGGCGAGCATCTCCAGGTCGTTGCAATAGCCAACTTTAAGGGCGGCAGCGCAAAAACCACGACCTGCGTTCATCTCTCCCATTATCTCGCGCTTCACGGTTACCGCGTCCTTGCACTGGATTTGGATCCTCAAGCATCCCTGTCCGCTATGTTTGGTGCTCAGCCAGAGATCGACGTTGGGTCAAATGAAACGATTTACGCCGCCCTGCGCTACGATGAGACCGAACGTCGTCCAATCCGCGATATCATCCGCAAGACATACTTCGATGGCATTGACCTCATTCCGGGAAATCTGGAAGTCATGGAGTATGAGCACGAAACGCCACGGGTTTTGGCGAATAAGTCGAGCTCGGGCGCAATCTTCTTCGAGCGATTGAAGCTAGCCCTTTCGGAAGTCGAGACGGACTACGATCTCGTGATCCTCGATACTCCGCCGTCGCTCGGCTTTCTAACCCTGAGCGCGATATACGCGGCGACGAGCATGATCATAACGGTCCATCCGGCCATGCTGGACGTCGCATCGATGAGCCAGTTTCTTCTCATGATGGGCGATCTGATTAGTGTCCTCAACGAGAGCGGCGCCCAGCTGGATCAGGATTTCATCCGTTACTTGGTAACACGGCACAACCCAAATGACGCTCCGCAGTCACAGGTCGTCGCGATGCTTAGGCACTTGTTCGGCGCTGATGTCTTTTTGCCGACCGCCATCGAGAGCACTGCGGTCGAGGCCGCCGGCCTAGCAAAACGTTCGATATACGAGCTCGAGATGGGACAAATCGGTCGTGATACTCAAAAACGCGCTCGTGAGGCGGTAGACGCCGTAAACGAGGCGATAGTTCGCCTCATCAACGATAGCTGGGGGCGGACATGA
- the repB gene encoding plasmid partitioning protein RepB — translation MSKSPRKSIVASFGLLSAELENSQTTDQQPEPPALPSGNRVGAGVIGAAHRAIDDIRSERDRLKALVEAGGGAVRELDPSLIDPSPYPDRLPDDDGASFEAFKRSIETEGQKVPVQVRKHPSLAGRYQIVYGHRRWLAAKQLGKPVRAIEVEITDLDLVLAQGIENASRQDLTWIERALFASRMDVAGIKPRHIYAALSIEDAELARMRNVYRIIPADIIEAIGRAPKVGRPRWLELAKTVAGDSGTLDALRATLVKNGDAAETSDQRFQRALNAIKPAASGRREPSPITDKSGTKLGALSMSSKEVRISAEGSLGIEFLKFVEAELPALTERFARLRENENS, via the coding sequence ATGAGCAAATCACCCCGCAAGTCCATTGTCGCCAGCTTCGGGCTGCTTTCCGCAGAGCTGGAGAATAGCCAGACAACTGACCAGCAGCCTGAGCCTCCGGCTCTGCCTTCCGGCAATCGTGTCGGGGCTGGTGTCATTGGCGCGGCCCACCGGGCAATCGACGACATCAGATCAGAGCGAGATCGGTTGAAGGCTCTTGTCGAGGCGGGCGGCGGTGCGGTTCGAGAGCTGGATCCTTCTCTCATTGACCCCTCCCCTTACCCAGACAGGCTGCCCGATGATGACGGAGCGAGTTTTGAGGCGTTCAAGCGGTCGATTGAGACTGAGGGACAAAAAGTTCCCGTCCAGGTCCGTAAACACCCGTCGTTAGCCGGACGGTATCAGATCGTCTACGGTCACCGGCGCTGGCTTGCTGCCAAGCAGCTCGGCAAGCCCGTTCGAGCCATCGAGGTGGAGATTACCGACCTCGACCTCGTTCTCGCACAAGGTATCGAAAACGCGAGTCGCCAAGACCTGACCTGGATCGAGCGCGCGCTATTTGCATCGAGAATGGATGTTGCGGGGATCAAGCCGCGCCACATCTACGCCGCGCTTTCGATCGAAGACGCCGAACTGGCACGGATGCGGAATGTCTACAGGATCATTCCCGCGGATATCATTGAGGCCATTGGGCGGGCGCCTAAGGTAGGGCGGCCACGCTGGCTCGAGCTTGCCAAGACGGTTGCGGGCGACTCTGGAACGCTTGATGCCCTGCGGGCGACATTGGTTAAGAATGGCGATGCGGCTGAGACCTCCGATCAGAGGTTTCAGCGTGCGTTGAACGCCATCAAGCCGGCAGCGAGTGGGCGTCGGGAGCCGAGCCCGATTACAGACAAGAGCGGCACAAAGCTCGGCGCCTTATCGATGTCCTCGAAAGAAGTTCGAATTTCGGCCGAGGGATCACTCGGTATCGAGTTTTTGAAGTTTGTTGAGGCGGAGCTCCCAGCGCTTACTGAGCGTTTTGCCCGCCTGCGAGAAAACGAGAATTCCTGA